A single Ptiloglossa arizonensis isolate GNS036 chromosome 2, iyPtiAriz1_principal, whole genome shotgun sequence DNA region contains:
- the LOC143143870 gene encoding amidophosphoribosyltransferase isoform X2, with translation MSCSMQAGSCTRIISIENKRGKRLHGKRETKDQRMSGLTHECGVFGCIAAGDWPSQIDVAQVICLGLVALQHRGQESAGIVTSEGVCSKSFHVHKGMGMINNIFNDENMKKLGGNLGIGHTRYSTSAASEEVNCQPFVVHTAHGALAVAHNGELVNTESLRKMVLGRGVGLSTYSDSELITQALCLNPPEGEVNGPDWPARIKHLMQLAPLSYSLVIMQRDKIYGVRDPYGNRPLCLGKIVPIGNLGNESDDDDDEAEGWVISSESCGFLSIGARYVREVFPGEIVELTREGIKTIDIVDRPNKKPQAFCIFEYVYFARSDSIFEGQMVYSVRMQCGRELALESPVEADIVSSVPESGTAAAHGYARQSQIPFAEVLCKNRYVGRTFIQPSTRLRQLGVAKKFGALSENVKGKKLILIDDSIVRGNTIGPIIKLLRDAGAKEVHIRIASPPLKYPCYMGINIPTREELIANKLDNIKLAKHVRADSLTYLSVDGLVKAVRFGMDNRESSYIGHCTACLTGDYPDELPGDLDW, from the exons ATGTCTTGCAGCATGCAAGCAGGTTCTTGTACTAGAATAATAtctatagaaaataaaagaggTAAGAGATTACATGGTAAAAGAGAGACTAAGGATCAAAGAATGTCTGGTCTTACACATGAATGCGGAGTCTTTGGATGCATAGCTGCTGGTGATTGGCCATCTCAAATTGATGTTGCTCAAGTTATTTGTTTAG GTTTGGTTGCCCTACAACACCGAGGCCAAGAAAGTGCGGGTATTGTCACCAGCGAAGGTGTTTGTTCAAAATCCTTTCATGTACACAAGGGTATGGGAATgattaataacatttttaatgaCGAAAATATGAAGAAACTTGGCGGAAATCTTGGAATTGGTCATACTAGATATAGCACAAGTGCAGCAAGTGAAGAAGtcaattgtcaaccatttgtagTTCACACTGCGCATGGGGCTTTAGCAGTTGCTCATAATGGAGAACTTGTGAATACAGAATCATTAAGAAAGATG GTATTAGGTAGAGGAGTTGGCCTATCAACCTACTCAGACTCTGAGTTAATAACACAAGCTCTATGTTTAAATCCTCCTGAAGGTGAAGTTAATGGTCCAGATTGGCCAGCACGTATAAAGCATCTCATGCAATTAGCACCATTATCGTATTCATTAGTAATTATGCAAAGGGATAAAATATATGGTGTTAGAGATCCTTATGGAAATCGTCCATTATGTCTTGGAAAAATTGTACCAATTGGTAATTTAG GAAATGAAtcagatgatgatgatgatgaagcTGAAGGTTGGGTCATTTCTTCTGAATCATGTGGATTTTTAAGTATTGGAGCACGATATGTACGTGAGGTATTTCCTGGTGAAATTGTAGAGTTGACTCGCGAGGGTATTAAAACTATAGATATTGTTGATAGACCAAATAAAAAGCCACAAGCCTTTTGTATTTTCGAATACGTTTATTTTGCACGCAGTGACAGTATTTTTGAAG GACAAATGGTTTATTCTGTTCGCATGCAATGTGGACGAGAACTTGCTTTAGAGTCTCCAGTGGAAGCAGATATAGTCAGTTCAGTACCTGAATCTGGAACTGCAGCAGCACATGGCTATGCTAGACAG tctCAAATACCTTTCGCGGAAGTATTGTGTAAAAATAGATATGTTGGCAGAACATTTATTCAACCTAGTACACGACTCAGACAACTTGGTGTGGCAAAAAAGTTTGGTGCTTTATCAGAAAATGTGAAAggaaaaaagttaattttaattGATGATTCAATTGTTAGAGGAAATACTATTGGGCCTATTATTAAGTTACTTCGTGATGCTGGAGCAAAGGAG GTTCATATTAGAATAGCTTCACCTCCATTAAAATATCCATGTTATATGGGAATTAATATACCAACAAGAGAGGAACTAATTGCAAATAAATTAGATAATATAAAACTAGCAAAACATGTTAGAGCTGACAGTTTAACATACCTTTCAGTGGATGGACTTGTTAAAGCTGTAAGATTTGGTATGGATAATCGAGAAAGTAGTTACATTGGTCATTGTACTGCTTGTCTAACTGGTGATTATCCTGATGAACTTCCTGGTGATTTGGATTGGTGA
- the LOC143143870 gene encoding amidophosphoribosyltransferase isoform X1 → MSCSMQAGSCTRIISIENKRGKRLHGKRETKDQRMSGLTHECGVFGCIAAGDWPSQIDVAQVICLGLVALQHRGQESAGIVTSEGVCSKSFHVHKGMGMINNIFNDENMKKLGGNLGIGHTRYSTSAASEEVNCQPFVVHTAHGALAVAHNGELVNTESLRKMVLGRGVGLSTYSDSELITQALCLNPPEGEVNGPDWPARIKHLMQLAPLSYSLVIMQRDKIYGVRDPYGNRPLCLGKIVPIGNLAGNESDDDDDEAEGWVISSESCGFLSIGARYVREVFPGEIVELTREGIKTIDIVDRPNKKPQAFCIFEYVYFARSDSIFEGQMVYSVRMQCGRELALESPVEADIVSSVPESGTAAAHGYARQSQIPFAEVLCKNRYVGRTFIQPSTRLRQLGVAKKFGALSENVKGKKLILIDDSIVRGNTIGPIIKLLRDAGAKEVHIRIASPPLKYPCYMGINIPTREELIANKLDNIKLAKHVRADSLTYLSVDGLVKAVRFGMDNRESSYIGHCTACLTGDYPDELPGDLDW, encoded by the exons ATGTCTTGCAGCATGCAAGCAGGTTCTTGTACTAGAATAATAtctatagaaaataaaagaggTAAGAGATTACATGGTAAAAGAGAGACTAAGGATCAAAGAATGTCTGGTCTTACACATGAATGCGGAGTCTTTGGATGCATAGCTGCTGGTGATTGGCCATCTCAAATTGATGTTGCTCAAGTTATTTGTTTAG GTTTGGTTGCCCTACAACACCGAGGCCAAGAAAGTGCGGGTATTGTCACCAGCGAAGGTGTTTGTTCAAAATCCTTTCATGTACACAAGGGTATGGGAATgattaataacatttttaatgaCGAAAATATGAAGAAACTTGGCGGAAATCTTGGAATTGGTCATACTAGATATAGCACAAGTGCAGCAAGTGAAGAAGtcaattgtcaaccatttgtagTTCACACTGCGCATGGGGCTTTAGCAGTTGCTCATAATGGAGAACTTGTGAATACAGAATCATTAAGAAAGATG GTATTAGGTAGAGGAGTTGGCCTATCAACCTACTCAGACTCTGAGTTAATAACACAAGCTCTATGTTTAAATCCTCCTGAAGGTGAAGTTAATGGTCCAGATTGGCCAGCACGTATAAAGCATCTCATGCAATTAGCACCATTATCGTATTCATTAGTAATTATGCAAAGGGATAAAATATATGGTGTTAGAGATCCTTATGGAAATCGTCCATTATGTCTTGGAAAAATTGTACCAATTGGTAATTTAG CAGGAAATGAAtcagatgatgatgatgatgaagcTGAAGGTTGGGTCATTTCTTCTGAATCATGTGGATTTTTAAGTATTGGAGCACGATATGTACGTGAGGTATTTCCTGGTGAAATTGTAGAGTTGACTCGCGAGGGTATTAAAACTATAGATATTGTTGATAGACCAAATAAAAAGCCACAAGCCTTTTGTATTTTCGAATACGTTTATTTTGCACGCAGTGACAGTATTTTTGAAG GACAAATGGTTTATTCTGTTCGCATGCAATGTGGACGAGAACTTGCTTTAGAGTCTCCAGTGGAAGCAGATATAGTCAGTTCAGTACCTGAATCTGGAACTGCAGCAGCACATGGCTATGCTAGACAG tctCAAATACCTTTCGCGGAAGTATTGTGTAAAAATAGATATGTTGGCAGAACATTTATTCAACCTAGTACACGACTCAGACAACTTGGTGTGGCAAAAAAGTTTGGTGCTTTATCAGAAAATGTGAAAggaaaaaagttaattttaattGATGATTCAATTGTTAGAGGAAATACTATTGGGCCTATTATTAAGTTACTTCGTGATGCTGGAGCAAAGGAG GTTCATATTAGAATAGCTTCACCTCCATTAAAATATCCATGTTATATGGGAATTAATATACCAACAAGAGAGGAACTAATTGCAAATAAATTAGATAATATAAAACTAGCAAAACATGTTAGAGCTGACAGTTTAACATACCTTTCAGTGGATGGACTTGTTAAAGCTGTAAGATTTGGTATGGATAATCGAGAAAGTAGTTACATTGGTCATTGTACTGCTTGTCTAACTGGTGATTATCCTGATGAACTTCCTGGTGATTTGGATTGGTGA
- the Paics gene encoding PAICS bifunctional enzyme: MTEYKSETLIIEGKTKKVYEVLNDPTLCFVESKDCITAGDGVKCHDLKGKAAISTATTAKVFQLLNQAGVKTAFVKVINDTSFVARNCQMVPIEWVSRRLATGSFLQRHPGVPEGYRFNPPLQETFFKDDANHDPQWSEEQIISAGFKLNGLSIGKHEFDIMQCTTLAVFEILEKAWATRDCALIDMKIEFGVDVCGEIVVADIIDNDSWRLWPSGDKRLMKDKQVYRNLTTVTQKDLDIVKCNFKWVADQLDYFIPPHNSLIVILMGSPSDEEHCRKIAKHAKSLGLKVQLRVSSAHKGTQETLRILAEYESSCEKIVLIAVAGRSNGLGPVLSGNSSLPVINCPPYKPENISQDLWSSINVPSGIGCTTVIYPESAALAAAQIHALHDHLVWARLRVKRLQNFIDLKQADVELKNLVL, from the exons ATGACCG AATACAAAAGTGAAACATTGATTATCGAAGGAAAGACTAAAAAGGTCTATGAAGTTTTAAACGATCCTACACTGTGCTTCGTAGAAAGCAAGGATTGTATCACTGCTGGAGATGGTGTAAAATGTCATGATTTAAAGGGTAAAGCTGCTATTAGTACAGCTACTACAGCTaaagtttttcaattattaaatcaagctggCGTAAAAACTGCATTTGTTAAAGTGATAAATGACACTTCCTTTGTTGCAAGAAATTGTCAAATGGTTCCAATAGAATGGGTTAGTAGAAGATTAGCTACTGGTAGTTTTCTACAAAGACATCCAG GAGTGCCTGAAGGGTATAGATTTAATCCACCATTACAAGAAACATTCTTTAAAGATGATGCTAATCATGATCCTCAATGGTCAGAAGAACAAATCATTTCTGCTGGTTTTAAATTAAATGGGCTTTCAATAGGAAAACATGAATTCGACATTATGCAGTGTACCACTCTTgctgtttttgaaattttagaaaaagcTTGGGCAACCAGAGATTGTGCTCTTATAGATATGAAAATAGAATTTGGTGTAGATGTGTGTGGTGAGATTGTGGTAGCAGACATAATTGACAATGACTCTTGGAGACTTTGGCCATCTGGTGATAAAAGGCTAATGAAAGATAAACAA GTGTATAGAAATTTAACCACTGTAACTCAAAAAGATTTGGATATTGTAAAATGCAATTTTAAATGGGTAGCAGATCAACTTGATTATTTCATCCCACCACATAATAGTCTCATTGTTATTTTAATGGGTTCACCATCTGACGAGGAGCATTGTAGAAAAATAGCAAAACACGCTAAGTCTTTAGGTTTAAAAGTTCAGCTTCGAGTATCTAGTGCTCACAAAGGTACTCAAGAAACATTGCGTATTCTTGCAGAGTATGAAAGTAGCTGtgaaaag ATTGTGCTAATAGCTGTAGCAGGAAGAAGTAACGGATTGGGTCCAGTACTGTCTGGAAATTCATCTTTACCAGTTATTAATTGTCCACCTTATAAACCAGAAAACATTTCACAAGATTTGTGGTCGTCGATTAATGTACCTTCag GAATTGGATGTACTACAGTCATTTATCCTGAAAGTGCAGCACTTGCAGCAGCTCAAATTCATGCACTGCATGATCATCTTGTGTGGGCACGTCTGCGGGTAAAACGATTACAAAATTTCATTGATTTAAAGCAAGCTGATGTTGAACTAAAAAATCTTGTTCTATGA
- the LOC143143871 gene encoding xaa-Pro aminopeptidase 3 isoform X1 yields MFNNMRSSIIYQIRKCGQRAYIQHSIRKFTNNLNRRQTEESSTALYRAYGQPTAVTHPHLMKDGEVVPGIQLHEFKKRRSKLMESIVSCTYVTNCEKSHIVIIPSSSKVYMSNEIPYVFRQNTDFLYFTGCQEPDSILVITAKKENFITTLFVRQQNEHTELWDGPRTGVKEAMKMFDVDLALPVTEFEQFFISFVTENKKSIIWYDNVNTTQLNLHRKLLELIRITDSQIFVSPTSIMHKIRLIKSQSEIDLMKKSCEIVSAAIFKTIEISKPKLSEHQLFAIVDYECRMNGANFLAYPPVVAAGKNANIIHYVANNQIIQNGDMVLMDAGCEYHGYSSDVTRTWPINGTFTQEQKILYNIVLDIQNILINRLKEMPSLDQLFQDMCFLLGERLQEIGLIPKHFSGDKLLSATYSYCPHHVSHYLGMDVHDTGKISRSIKLQPGMIVTIEPGIYVNPKNQFAIPEFYGLGIRIEDDILITDSGPVILTESCPKGIAEIETLASQTP; encoded by the exons ATGTTCAACAATATGAGAAGTTCTATTATATACCAAATTAGGAAATgtg GACAGCGAGCGTATATTCAACATTCTATAcgtaaatttacaaataatttaaatcgACGACAAACCGAGGAGTCGTCGACAGCCCTTTATCGAGCATACGGACAACCTACAGCAGTAACACATCCTCATCTAATGAAAGATGGAGAAGTTGTACCAGGCATTCAACTTCACGAGTTCAAAAAAAGACGGAGTAAACTGATGGAAAGTATTGTTTCATGTACTTATGTCACAAACTGTGAAAAATCACATATTGTGATTATTCCATCATCTTCTAAAGTGTACATGTCTAACGAAATACCGtatgtttttcgtcaaaacacAGACTTTTTATATTTCACTGGTTGTCAAGAACCCGACAGTATTTTGGTAATTAcagcaaagaaagaaaattttataactACGCTATTCGTACGACAACAGAACGAACACACTGAATTATGGGATGGTCCTAGAACTGGTGTCAAAGAAGCAATGAAAATGTTTGATGTTGATTTGGCACTTCCTGTCAcagaatttgaacaattttttatttcatttgtaactgaaaataagaAGAGTATCATTTGGTATGATAATGTTAATACAACACAGTTAAACCTGCATAGAAAATTACTTGAATTAATTAGAATAACTGATAGTCAAATATTTGTTTCACCGACAAGTATAATGCATAAAATCAGATTAATTAAATCACAATCTGAAATTGATTTAATGAAAAAGAGCTGCGAAATTGTTTCAGCtgcaatatttaaaacaatagaAATATCAAAACCAAAATTGAGTGAGCATCAGCTGTTTGCAATTGTGGATTATGAATGTCGCATGAATGGTGCTAACTTCTTGGCATATCCACCAGTTGTTGCAGCAGGTAAAAATGCCAATATTATTCACTATGTTGCTAACAATCAGATTATTCAAAATGGAGATATGGTTCTGATGGATGCAG gTTGTGAGTATCATGGTTATTCATCTGATGTAACCAGAACATGGCCAATTAATGGCACATTTACGCAGGAAcaaaaaattttatacaatattgtatTGGACATTcaaaacattttaattaataGATTAAAAGAAATGCCTTCCTTGGATCAATTATTTCAAGATATGTGCTTTTTGTTAGGCGAAAGATTACAAGAAATTGGTTTAATACCAAAACATTTCAGTGGAGATAAATTGCTTTCTGCTACTTATTCTTATTGCCCGCATCATGTAAGTCATTATTTGGGAATGGATGTACACGATACAGGAAAAATTTCCAGAAGCATCAAACTTCAACCAGGAATGATAGTGACCATAGAACCTG GTATATATGTGAATCCTAAAAATCAATTTGCAATACCAGAATTTTATGGTTTAGGTATTCGCATAGAAGATGATATTTTAATAACAGATAGTGGACCTGTAATTTTAACCGAAAGTTGTCCAAAAGGAATTGCTGAAATAGAGACTTTAGCGAGTCAAACTCCataa
- the LOC143143871 gene encoding xaa-Pro aminopeptidase 3 isoform X2 — MKDGEVVPGIQLHEFKKRRSKLMESIVSCTYVTNCEKSHIVIIPSSSKVYMSNEIPYVFRQNTDFLYFTGCQEPDSILVITAKKENFITTLFVRQQNEHTELWDGPRTGVKEAMKMFDVDLALPVTEFEQFFISFVTENKKSIIWYDNVNTTQLNLHRKLLELIRITDSQIFVSPTSIMHKIRLIKSQSEIDLMKKSCEIVSAAIFKTIEISKPKLSEHQLFAIVDYECRMNGANFLAYPPVVAAGKNANIIHYVANNQIIQNGDMVLMDAGCEYHGYSSDVTRTWPINGTFTQEQKILYNIVLDIQNILINRLKEMPSLDQLFQDMCFLLGERLQEIGLIPKHFSGDKLLSATYSYCPHHVSHYLGMDVHDTGKISRSIKLQPGMIVTIEPGIYVNPKNQFAIPEFYGLGIRIEDDILITDSGPVILTESCPKGIAEIETLASQTP; from the exons ATGAAAGATGGAGAAGTTGTACCAGGCATTCAACTTCACGAGTTCAAAAAAAGACGGAGTAAACTGATGGAAAGTATTGTTTCATGTACTTATGTCACAAACTGTGAAAAATCACATATTGTGATTATTCCATCATCTTCTAAAGTGTACATGTCTAACGAAATACCGtatgtttttcgtcaaaacacAGACTTTTTATATTTCACTGGTTGTCAAGAACCCGACAGTATTTTGGTAATTAcagcaaagaaagaaaattttataactACGCTATTCGTACGACAACAGAACGAACACACTGAATTATGGGATGGTCCTAGAACTGGTGTCAAAGAAGCAATGAAAATGTTTGATGTTGATTTGGCACTTCCTGTCAcagaatttgaacaattttttatttcatttgtaactgaaaataagaAGAGTATCATTTGGTATGATAATGTTAATACAACACAGTTAAACCTGCATAGAAAATTACTTGAATTAATTAGAATAACTGATAGTCAAATATTTGTTTCACCGACAAGTATAATGCATAAAATCAGATTAATTAAATCACAATCTGAAATTGATTTAATGAAAAAGAGCTGCGAAATTGTTTCAGCtgcaatatttaaaacaatagaAATATCAAAACCAAAATTGAGTGAGCATCAGCTGTTTGCAATTGTGGATTATGAATGTCGCATGAATGGTGCTAACTTCTTGGCATATCCACCAGTTGTTGCAGCAGGTAAAAATGCCAATATTATTCACTATGTTGCTAACAATCAGATTATTCAAAATGGAGATATGGTTCTGATGGATGCAG gTTGTGAGTATCATGGTTATTCATCTGATGTAACCAGAACATGGCCAATTAATGGCACATTTACGCAGGAAcaaaaaattttatacaatattgtatTGGACATTcaaaacattttaattaataGATTAAAAGAAATGCCTTCCTTGGATCAATTATTTCAAGATATGTGCTTTTTGTTAGGCGAAAGATTACAAGAAATTGGTTTAATACCAAAACATTTCAGTGGAGATAAATTGCTTTCTGCTACTTATTCTTATTGCCCGCATCATGTAAGTCATTATTTGGGAATGGATGTACACGATACAGGAAAAATTTCCAGAAGCATCAAACTTCAACCAGGAATGATAGTGACCATAGAACCTG GTATATATGTGAATCCTAAAAATCAATTTGCAATACCAGAATTTTATGGTTTAGGTATTCGCATAGAAGATGATATTTTAATAACAGATAGTGGACCTGTAATTTTAACCGAAAGTTGTCCAAAAGGAATTGCTGAAATAGAGACTTTAGCGAGTCAAACTCCataa